In a genomic window of Gadus chalcogrammus isolate NIFS_2021 chromosome 17, NIFS_Gcha_1.0, whole genome shotgun sequence:
- the sb:cb1081 gene encoding sterile alpha motif domain-containing protein 9, which yields MTDPAFLSVSVGVNWTDIKVKYFSHRSTFFTTFFTTNWTDFSMAEGTTNRNEVKIPKILDILDKDVFKGEIIDPDEARQTEVNFYRGAPPLWLNFDLAEQNTDEGRFIKRDGYQKLHREIMERKPVVRLKHKPGSGGTTLAMQLLWDLRTLFRCAVLVDPTLESSLIASAVFNLYTAGESHNNRTVLLLVQGGNVNTLQKSFVAELSERKIDSVKPVVVILNCVRIAHINAGHSAGVKLLDTLTDKERKKFDDKKEWLNRQYTEENGIIPTEFHGFNIMQSNFSKDYVKRACDVFKTTDCRPSVPNRGVEFTACLCLLNSYVPGSVMLESHCEKFLSSFEKEMGPFRHLMVSFNPNGIDGQKVLRMAHPMIAEQGTQSLHGAGCERSETALILLQKLCTEEHTPFLSKFMKALLMKRQKAKQFSRLILDIKNGNAETGKQSCLSVLNEAVKKFPQTGSYPQTLSRFCYRETEDFFNARKWAERAKQIAPENSYFADTLGQVYKHFLYRKVSVLESNPNTLTEVLDLATKAFEAFEHGEILAGKEQENRDGLSQQSEIFNYMPKIAYLQVANKLFEYKGVIESVAKRTNQYPKYENLKSPLSNQIQERARFINMLLSYSQESFEEENPDYFLQDARTCYEDYTGYALPEGLGEGPTEKQLSFLHENWQNDTQEPGLNLKMKVEKLKSSFHETHEKYFRSRYLLPRLYLETSDGTKVRVGGVVRCYKVYTTMGDEEIELDVDPAKQLALWKSGTVTFELGFTIRGPTAYDIQFPD from the exons ATGACTGATCCTGCATTCCTGTCAGTTTCAGTGGGCGTCAACTGGACTGATATAAAGGTTAAGTACTTCAGTCACAGGAGCACCTTCTTCACAACCTTCTTCACAACCAATTGGACGGATTTCAGCATGGCAGAAGGTACGACCAATAG GAACGAAGTGAAAATCCCGAAGATCCTGGACATTCTCGATAAAGATGTCTTTAAAGGTGAAATCATAGACCCAGATGAGGCACGACAAACAGAGGTCAACTTTTACCGCGGGGCTCCGCCCCTTTGGTTGAATTTCGACCTTGCTGAACAAAACACAGATGAAGGCCGTTTCATTAAACGGGATGGGTATCAAAAACTTCATCGAGAGATCATGGAAAGGAAACCTGTAGTACGTTTAAAACACAAGCCAGGGAGTGGTGGCACCACATTGGCCATGCAGCTTCTCTGGGACTTGAGAACATTATTCAGGTGTGCTGTGCTAGTCGACCCCACCTTAGAAAGCTCGCTGATCGCATCCGCTGTGTTTAACCTCTACACTGCTGGCGAATCCCACAACAATAGGACTGTGCTTCTGTTGGTGCAGGGTGGAAACGTGAACACTCTCCAAAAGAGTTTTGTGGCAGAATTGTCTGAAAGGAAGATCGATTCAGTTAAACCCGTTGTTGTCATACTTAACTGTGTGAGGATTGCCCACATCAATGCTGGACACTCTGCTGGAGTCAAACTCTTAGACACACTCActgataaagagagaaagaaatttGATGACAAAAAAGAGTGGCTTAACCGTCAGTATACCGAGGAGAATGGCATTATTCCAACAGAGTTCCATGGCTTCAACATTATGCAAAGCAATTTCTCCAAAGACTACGTCAAACGCGCATGTGATGTTTTCAAAACAACAGATTGCAGGCCTTCAGTCCCAAATCGTGGTGTCGAGTTTACCGCTTGCCTGTGCCTGTTGAACAGCTACGTCCCGGGCTCTGTCATGCTAGAGAGTCACTGTGAGAAATTTCTCAGTTCGTTTGAAAAGGAAATGGGACCTTTCCGTCACCTGATGGTCAGCTTCAATCCCAATGGAATTGATGGACAAAAGGTCCTCCGCATGGCTCATCCAATGATAGCAGAGCAGGGCACTCAGTCCTTGCATGGTGCAGGCTGCGAAAGAAGTGAAACAGCACTCATCTTGCTGCAAAAGCTATGTACAGAGGAACATACCCCATTTCTATCCAAGTTCATGAAAGCCTTGCTCATGAAACGACAAAAAGCAAAACAATTCTCCAGATTGATTTTAGACATTAAGAATGGGAATGCTGAGACTGGGAAACAAAGTTGTTTGTCGGTTTTAAATGAGGCAGTCAAAAAATTTCCTCAGACAGGAAGCTACCCCCAGACGCTTTCTCGTTTCTGTTACCGAGAGACTGAAGACTTCTTTAATGCAAGGAAATGGGCAGAGAGAGCAAAACAAATCGCTCCTGAAAACTCATATTTCGCAGACACACTGGGACAAGTCTACAAACACTTTCTGTACAGAAAAGTCAGTGTGCTGGAGTCTAACCCAAACACCTTGACTGAAGTCTTGGATTTGGCAACGAAAGCCTTTGAAGCATTTGAACATGGAGAGATTCTTGCAGGAAAGGAACAAGAGAACAGAGACGGTTTGAGCCAACAGTCAGAAATCTTTAACTACATGCCGAAAATTGCTTACTTGCAAGTTGCAAACAAGCTCTTTGAATACAAGGGCGTTATAGAATCGGTAGCCAAAAGAACAAACCAATATCCCAAATATGAAAATCTGAAATCCCCTCTCTCTAATCAGATACAAGAAAGAGCAAGATTCATTAACATGTTACTGAGTTACTCACAAGAGAGCTTTGAAGAAGAAAACCCAGATTATTTTTTGCAAGATGCAAGAACATGCTATGAAGATTACACTGGTTATGCCTTGCCGGAGGGTCTCGGAGAAGGACCCACAGAAAAACAGCTCAGTTTTCTTCATGAGAACTGGCAGAATGACACACAAGAACCAGGGTTGAACTTGAAAATGAAGGTTGAAAAACTCAAGTCCTCCTTCCACGAAACACATGAGAAATATTTCAGGTCCAGGTACCTTCTACCCCGCCTTTATCTTGAAACAAGTGACGGAACCAAGGTCAGAGTTGGCGGAGTGGTCCGTTGTTACAAAGTGTACACCACCATGGGGGATGAAGAAATAGAGCTGGATGTGGATCCTGCCAAACAGCTGGCTCTCTGGAAGTCTGGAACAGTGACCTTTGAACTTGGATTCACCATCAGAGGCCCTACAGCCTACGACATTCAGTTCCCAGATTAA
- the LOC130369841 gene encoding astrocytic phosphoprotein PEA-15, with protein MAEYGSLLSDLSENITSEDLRQLKSACKEDIPEGESDHIACSRDWFTYLEERSKLAQDNLSYIEHIFEISRRPDLLTRVIEYRTTVLKISEDDEIDTKLTRIPSAKKYKDIIRQPSEDEIIKLAPPPKKA; from the exons ATGGCTGAGTACGGCTCCCTGCTCAGCGACCTGTCGGAGAACATCACCAGCGAGGACCTGCGGCAGCTCAAGTCCGCCTGCAAGGAGGACATCCCGGAGGGGGAGAGCGACCACATCGCCTGCTCCCGCGACTGGTTCACCTACCTGGAGGAGCGCAGCAAGCTGGCCCAGG ACAACCTGTCGTACATCGAGCACATCTTCGAGATCTCGCGGCGGCCCGACCTGCTGACGCGCGTCATCGAGTACCGCACCACCGTGCTCAAGATCTCCGAGGACGACGAGATCGACACCAAGCTCACGCGCATCCCCTCCGCCAAGAAGTACAAAG ACATCATCCGCCAGCCCTCTGAAGACGAGATCATCAAGTTGGCCCCCCCACCTAAAAAAGCATGA